A window from Capricornis sumatraensis isolate serow.1 chromosome 5, serow.2, whole genome shotgun sequence encodes these proteins:
- the CCDC71L gene encoding coiled-coil domain-containing protein 71L, with translation MRRSVKRRRRRPPAAPAAAARGGGFRLGGGAGLEAREEKVVYSRSQLSLADSTKALGDAFKLFMPRSTEFMSSDAELWSFLCSLKHQFSPHILRSKDVYGYSSCRALVPEPPGGPAARGPTRRPAPSAAARRRRRGARVPAARRRKLPPPPPPVPEESCPVKPADPEPCFGGRTLEEIWRAATPTLTTFPTIRVGGDVWSERSLAAARRRARQILRVNLEPVVRLRRFPVPRA, from the coding sequence ATGCGGCGCAGCGTGAAGAGGCGGCGGCGCCGGCCCCCGGCGGCCCCGGCCGCGGCCGCCCGGGGCGGCGGCTTtaggctgggaggaggggccgGTCTGGAGGCgcgggaggagaaggtggtgTACTCGCGGTCGCAACTGTCGCTGGCCGACAGCACCAAGGCACTGGGCGACGCCTTCAAGCTGTTCATGCCCCGCAGCACGGAGTTCATGAGCTCGGACGCGGAGCTCTGGAGCTTCCTCTGCAGCCTCAAGCACCAGTTCTCCCCGCACATCCTGCGCAGCAAGGACGTCTACGGCTACTCCTCTTGCCGGGCACTCGTCCCCGAGCCCCCGGGGGGCCCCGCCGCCCGCGGCCCGACGCGCAGGCCGGCCCCGAgcgcggcggccaggaggaggcGCCGCGGAGCCCGGGTGCCAGCCGCTCGCCGGAGGAAGctgccgccgcccccgccgccggtcCCCGAGGAGAGCTGCCCGGTCAAGCCCGCGGACCCGGAACCCTGCTTCGGGGGCCGCACCCTGGAGGAGATCTGGAGGGCGGCCACCCCGACGCTGACCACCTTCCCCACCATCCGCGTCGGCGGCGACGTGTGGAGCGAGCGCAGCCTGGCGGCGGCACGGCGTAGAGCGCGCCAAATCCTGCGAGTGAACCTGGAACCCGTGGTGAGGCTCCGCCGCTTCCCGGTGCCCCGGGCATGA